In a single window of the Notamacropus eugenii isolate mMacEug1 chromosome 4, mMacEug1.pri_v2, whole genome shotgun sequence genome:
- the ESM1 gene encoding LOW QUALITY PROTEIN: endothelial cell-specific molecule 1 (The sequence of the model RefSeq protein was modified relative to this genomic sequence to represent the inferred CDS: deleted 1 base in 1 codon) yields the protein MTAKHAGNPAYKTHPLVARCSATSLLLDGCSPQPGPRSFRSRVGLGGQARCAPARASTMKGLWLLLSTLLIPAHLMEVSSRIGYAVDCPEQCDPNHCKSSQNCKQTVLDDCGCCRVCAASLGGTCYRTVSGMDGAKCGPGLYCHFSNQEDAFGEEFGICKECPYGTYGMECKQTCTCSSGICDKVIGKCLKFHFFQASRPSKKRLVPSSDPDMASGDGNAVKDQFMKNNGGHPSVTKWLKPR from the exons ATGACGGCGAAGCATGCGGGCAACCCAGCGTATAAAACTCATCCACTTGTAGCCCGATGCTCAGCCACGTCTCTGCTTCTTGACGGCTGCAGCCCGCAGCCCGGA CCGCGGTCCTTCAGGTCGAGAGTTGGGCTGGGGGGCCAGGCTCGGTGTGCGCCAGCCCGGGCATCCACCATGAAGGGTCTCTGGCTGCTGCTGTCCACGCTGCTGATACCTGCGCACCTGATGGAGGTCTCGAGCAGGATCGGGTACGCGGTGGATTGCCCCGAGCAGTGCGACCCCAATCACTGCAAAAGCAGCCAGAACTGCAAGCAAACCGTGCTGGACGACTGCGGCTGCTGCCGCGTGTGTGCCGCGTCCTTGGGGGGCACTTGCTACCGCACTGTCTCGGGCATGGACGGCGCCAAGTGCGGCCCCGGGCTGTACTGCCACTTTTCCAACCAGGAGGATGCTTTTGGCGAAGAGTTTGGTATCTGCAAAG aGTGTCCTTATGGTACCTATGGAATGGAATGCAAACAGACCTGCACATGTTCATCTGGCATATGTGACAAAGTGATCGGAAAAtgtttgaaatttcactttttccaGGCTTCACGGCCTTCCAAAAAGAGATTGGTGCCTTCTTCAG ATCCTGACATGGCTTCTGGAGATGGCAATGCAGTCAAAGATCAATTTATGAAAAACAATGGAGGTCATCCTTCAGTAACGAAATGGTTAAAGCCCCGCTGA